In Streptomyces sp. NBC_01551, one DNA window encodes the following:
- a CDS encoding aldo/keto reductase, whose translation MRYRSLGGTGIEVSAHCLGTMMFGAVGNPDHAECARIIHTALDRGINFVDTADMYSAGESEEIVGKALKGRRDDVVLATKVHFQMGEGRNRSGNSRRWITRAVEDSLRRLDTDWIDLYQVHRPDHSTDVEETLSVLGDLVRAGKIRAFGCSTFPAEEIVEAHHVAERRALARFRTEQPPYSILARGIEADVLPVARRYGMGVMTWSPLASGFLSGKYRLGGPVDLTSGRAALTPARFDPAIPGNVAKLEAAERLVELAESIGRTLPELAVAFPVAHPAVTSVIIGPRTMEQLESLLKGADLVLDDAVLDRIDEIVPPGTNLYRPDGVWRPQSLTDPAQRRRPLGDRSAGPAA comes from the coding sequence ATGCGATACAGAAGTCTGGGCGGCACCGGCATAGAGGTGAGCGCCCACTGCCTGGGCACGATGATGTTCGGGGCGGTGGGGAACCCGGACCATGCGGAGTGCGCCCGGATCATCCACACCGCGCTCGACCGGGGCATCAACTTCGTCGACACCGCGGACATGTACTCCGCCGGGGAGTCCGAGGAGATCGTCGGGAAGGCGCTCAAGGGGCGCCGGGACGACGTCGTCCTCGCGACCAAGGTCCACTTCCAGATGGGGGAGGGACGCAACCGCAGCGGGAACTCGCGGCGTTGGATCACGCGCGCCGTCGAGGACAGCCTGCGCCGGCTGGACACCGACTGGATCGACCTCTACCAGGTGCACCGGCCGGACCACTCGACCGACGTCGAGGAGACCCTGTCCGTCCTGGGCGATCTGGTGCGGGCCGGGAAGATCCGTGCCTTCGGGTGCTCGACGTTCCCCGCGGAGGAGATCGTCGAGGCGCACCACGTCGCCGAGCGGCGGGCGCTCGCGCGGTTTCGGACCGAGCAGCCTCCGTACTCGATCCTCGCGCGCGGTATCGAAGCCGACGTGCTCCCGGTCGCCCGCCGCTACGGGATGGGCGTGATGACCTGGAGTCCGCTCGCCTCCGGGTTCCTCAGCGGCAAGTACCGGCTCGGCGGCCCCGTTGACCTGACCTCGGGGCGGGCAGCGTTGACGCCGGCGCGCTTCGACCCGGCGATCCCGGGCAACGTCGCGAAGCTGGAAGCGGCGGAGCGGCTGGTCGAACTCGCCGAGTCCATCGGCCGTACGCTGCCGGAGCTGGCCGTCGCGTTCCCGGTGGCGCACCCCGCCGTCACCTCGGTGATCATCGGCCCGCGGACCATGGAGCAGCTGGAATCACTGCTCAAGGGCGCCGATCTGGTCCTCGACGACGCGGTTCTCGACCGGATCGACGAGATCGTGCCTCCGGGCACGAACCTCTACCGCCCTGATGGCGTCTGGCGGCCGCAGTCCCTGACGGACCCCGCGCAGAGGCGCAGGCCGCTCGGGGACCGATCGGCCGGCCCGGCGGCCTAG
- the thiC gene encoding phosphomethylpyrimidine synthase ThiC, with protein sequence MTIQDARTPAVSQDADGQTERQPGWHKGYVAGSRPDIRVPVRQVHLTNGKDVRLYDTSGPYTDPQIETDVRRGLAPLRENWIISRGDTEEYAGRPVRPEDDGIKHTSPRGGLKNLDAVFPGRPRQPRRGRGGAAVTQLAYARRGEITPEMEYVAIRENVSPEVVREEIAAGRAVLPANVNHPEIEPMIIGKKFLVKVNANIGNSAVTSSIEEEVDKMTWATKWGADTVMDLSTGRNIHTTREWVLRNSPVPIGTVPLYQALEKVDGRAEELTWEIYKDTVIEQAEQGVDYMTVHAGVLLPYVPLTARRKTGIVSRGGSIMAAWCLAHHKENFLYTNFEELCEILATYDVTYSLGDGLRPGSIADANDAAQFAELKTLGELNTIAKRHNVQTMIEGPGHVPMHKIKENIDLQQEICEEAPFYTLGPLTTDVAPAYDHITSGIGAAMIAWWGTAMLCYVTPKEHLGLPNRDDVKTGVITYKIAAHAADLAKGHPGAQEWDDALSDARFEFRWEDQFNLALDPDTAREFHDETLPAEPAKTAHFCSMCGPKFCSMKISQDIRREHGGDLKADEIQAGMAEKSAEFAASGNRVYLPLAD encoded by the coding sequence ATGACCATTCAGGACGCACGCACGCCTGCCGTCAGCCAGGACGCCGACGGCCAGACCGAGCGCCAGCCGGGCTGGCACAAGGGCTACGTCGCGGGCTCCCGCCCCGACATCCGGGTGCCGGTCCGCCAGGTCCACCTCACCAACGGCAAGGACGTGAGGCTCTACGACACGTCCGGGCCGTACACCGACCCGCAGATCGAGACCGACGTGCGCCGGGGCCTCGCGCCGCTGCGCGAGAACTGGATCATCAGCCGCGGCGACACCGAGGAGTACGCGGGCCGTCCCGTGCGCCCCGAGGACGACGGCATCAAGCACACCTCGCCGCGCGGTGGCCTCAAGAACCTCGACGCGGTCTTCCCGGGCCGCCCCCGCCAGCCCCGCCGGGGCCGCGGCGGCGCCGCCGTCACGCAGCTCGCGTACGCCCGCCGCGGTGAGATCACCCCGGAGATGGAGTACGTCGCGATCCGCGAGAACGTCTCCCCCGAGGTCGTCCGCGAGGAGATCGCCGCCGGCCGCGCGGTGCTCCCGGCGAACGTGAACCACCCGGAGATCGAGCCGATGATCATCGGCAAGAAGTTCCTGGTGAAGGTCAACGCGAACATCGGCAACTCCGCCGTCACCTCCTCCATCGAGGAGGAGGTCGACAAGATGACCTGGGCGACCAAGTGGGGCGCCGACACGGTCATGGACCTCTCCACCGGCCGCAACATCCACACCACCCGCGAGTGGGTGCTGCGCAACTCGCCCGTGCCGATCGGCACCGTGCCGCTCTACCAGGCGCTGGAGAAGGTCGACGGCCGGGCCGAGGAGCTGACCTGGGAGATCTACAAGGACACGGTCATCGAGCAGGCCGAGCAGGGCGTCGACTACATGACGGTCCACGCCGGCGTGCTGCTCCCGTACGTGCCGCTGACCGCCCGTCGCAAGACCGGCATCGTCTCGCGCGGTGGCTCGATCATGGCCGCGTGGTGCCTGGCGCACCACAAGGAGAACTTCCTCTACACGAACTTCGAGGAGCTCTGCGAGATCCTCGCGACGTACGACGTCACGTACTCGCTGGGCGACGGCCTGCGCCCCGGCTCCATCGCGGACGCCAACGACGCGGCGCAGTTCGCGGAGCTGAAGACGCTGGGCGAGCTGAACACGATCGCCAAGCGCCACAACGTGCAGACCATGATCGAGGGCCCGGGCCACGTCCCGATGCACAAGATCAAGGAGAACATCGACCTCCAGCAGGAGATCTGCGAGGAGGCGCCGTTCTACACGCTCGGCCCGCTGACCACGGACGTCGCGCCCGCGTACGACCACATCACCTCGGGCATCGGCGCCGCGATGATCGCCTGGTGGGGCACCGCGATGCTCTGCTACGTCACGCCCAAGGAGCACCTGGGCCTGCCGAACCGCGACGACGTGAAGACCGGCGTCATCACGTACAAGATCGCCGCGCACGCGGCGGACCTGGCCAAGGGGCACCCGGGCGCGCAGGAGTGGGACGACGCCCTCTCGGACGCGCGGTTCGAGTTCCGCTGGGAGGACCAGTTCAACCTGGCCCTCGACCCGGACACGGCCCGCGAGTTCCACGACGAGACGCTCCCGGCCGAGCCGGCGAAGACCGCGCACTTCTGCTCCATGTGCGGCCCGAAGTTCTGCTCGATGAAGATCTCCCAGGACATCCGCCGTGAGCACGGTGGTGACCTGAAGGCCGACGAGATCCAGGCGGGCATGGCGGAGAAGTCCGCCGAGTTCGCGGCGAGCGGCAACCGGGTGTACCTGCCGCTGGCCGACTGA
- a CDS encoding YibE/F family protein, producing MGPLISCDDQAVTSSPQPPIQHAEPADHSGHSHSGPGHGHGHSHSHSHGPAAPVSKHLRKVIAAVLIPFATAVVVGLVVLWPGGAPAHERSGVGFDRQTQQGKVVSLEQVDCKSVNAGQVPSTPNPSTPEGREAQAAQTGECKKATIEVGTGPEKGRTFVEIVQPGAPRQLEDGQGVVVAYAPDAPRDLQYSVIDVNRKLPMAVLAGIFAVAVVLVGRMRGLFALIALAVSFAVLTLFILPAILQGSNPLVVAVIGASAIMLIALYMCHGLTARTSVAVLGTLVSLLLIGLLGSGFIDWAFLSGNTDDNTGLIHGLYPNIDMSGLLLAGVIIGSLGVLDDVTVTQTSAVWELRQADPTMGPRALYRAGIRIGRDHIASVVNTLVLAYAGAALPLLLLFSIANSSMGSVANSELVAEEIVRTLVGSIGLVASVPVTTALAALVVSADRPGLPDAAPASGPIRGGRGRRRKR from the coding sequence GTGGGCCCCCTCATCTCTTGCGATGATCAGGCAGTGACGTCCTCGCCGCAGCCCCCCATCCAGCACGCCGAACCCGCCGACCACTCGGGCCACTCGCACTCCGGTCCGGGGCACGGCCACGGGCATTCCCACAGCCACAGCCACGGCCCGGCGGCCCCTGTCTCGAAGCACCTGCGCAAGGTCATCGCGGCCGTGCTGATCCCCTTCGCCACCGCCGTCGTCGTCGGCCTGGTGGTGCTCTGGCCGGGCGGCGCTCCCGCGCACGAGCGCTCCGGTGTGGGGTTCGACCGGCAGACCCAGCAGGGCAAGGTCGTCTCCCTGGAGCAGGTCGACTGCAAGTCCGTGAACGCCGGGCAGGTGCCCTCCACGCCCAACCCCTCCACCCCCGAGGGGCGTGAGGCCCAGGCCGCGCAGACCGGCGAGTGCAAGAAGGCCACCATCGAGGTGGGCACCGGCCCGGAGAAGGGCCGGACCTTCGTCGAGATCGTCCAGCCCGGCGCACCGCGCCAGTTGGAGGACGGCCAGGGGGTGGTGGTGGCGTACGCGCCGGACGCGCCCCGGGACCTCCAGTACTCCGTGATCGACGTGAACCGCAAGCTCCCGATGGCGGTCCTGGCCGGCATCTTCGCCGTGGCGGTCGTCCTGGTCGGCCGGATGCGCGGCTTGTTCGCGCTGATCGCGCTCGCCGTCAGCTTCGCGGTGCTGACCCTCTTCATCCTCCCGGCGATCCTGCAGGGCTCGAATCCGCTGGTCGTCGCGGTCATCGGGGCCAGTGCCATCATGCTGATCGCGCTCTACATGTGCCACGGGCTGACCGCCCGCACCTCGGTCGCGGTCCTCGGCACGCTCGTCTCGCTGCTGCTCATCGGGCTGCTGGGCTCGGGGTTCATCGACTGGGCGTTCCTCAGCGGGAACACCGACGACAACACCGGGCTGATCCACGGGCTCTACCCGAACATCGACATGAGCGGTCTGCTGCTCGCGGGCGTCATCATCGGATCGCTGGGCGTCCTCGACGATGTGACGGTCACGCAGACGTCGGCGGTCTGGGAACTCCGCCAGGCCGACCCGACGATGGGGCCGCGCGCCCTGTACCGGGCGGGCATCCGGATCGGACGCGACCACATCGCGTCGGTCGTCAACACCCTGGTCCTGGCCTACGCGGGCGCGGCGCTTCCGCTGCTGCTGCTGTTCTCCATCGCCAACAGCAGCATGGGTTCGGTGGCCAACAGCGAGCTCGTCGCGGAGGAGATCGTACGGACGCTCGTGGGTTCGATCGGGCTGGTGGCCTCGGTCCCGGTGACAACGGCGCTGGCCGCGCTGGTGGTTTCCGCCGACCGGCCGGGTCTCCCGGACGCCGCGCCGGCCTCGGGGCCGATCCGCGGCGGCCGGGGCCGGCGGCGCAAGCGCTGA
- a CDS encoding SsgA family sporulation/cell division regulator, translated as MRESVQAEVMMSFLVSEELAFRIPVELGYDARDPYAVRLTFHLPGDAPVTWAFGRELLLDGINKPCGDGDVHIAPTTPEDLSDVHIRLQVGGDRALFRASAAPLVAFLDRTDRLVPLGQERNLGDFEETLDVALGKILAESRQNEQNAG; from the coding sequence ATGCGCGAGTCGGTACAGGCAGAGGTCATGATGAGCTTCCTCGTTTCCGAGGAGCTCGCGTTCCGGATTCCCGTGGAACTCGGGTACGACGCCCGTGACCCCTACGCGGTCCGCCTTACCTTCCACCTTCCCGGAGACGCGCCCGTGACCTGGGCGTTCGGTCGGGAACTCCTCCTCGACGGCATCAACAAGCCATGCGGTGACGGCGATGTGCACATCGCGCCGACCACTCCCGAGGACCTGTCCGATGTCCACATTCGCCTCCAGGTCGGCGGTGACAGGGCGCTGTTCCGCGCGAGCGCGGCGCCGCTCGTCGCTTTCCTCGACCGCACCGACCGGCTGGTCCCGCTGGGGCAGGAGCGCAACCTCGGTGACTTCGAGGAGACCCTGGACGTGGCGCTCGGCAAGATCCTCGCCGAGTCGCGCCAGAACGAGCAGAACGCGGGCTGA
- a CDS encoding IclR family transcriptional regulator: protein MPTLIGSVQRALRLLEAAGSHSGGAPAKQLAREAGLPLPTAYHLLRTLTHEGYLRREGGVFVLGPAAGRLADGGLQQKRRSMIVDSLAHFRDAVGAPVYFAVYREGEIEIVAVSDTPAGPACEEWADFRATGHAHAIGQCLLGQLDEKARKDHYDRHPVEAITPHTVADPRSLEDRIAAMGRMRPVVERQEYALGTVCAAIPITAGDTAATMAISLPLHQEERLLYVVDRLRSEVGALLSTLSFSISI, encoded by the coding sequence GTGCCGACCCTGATCGGTTCGGTGCAGAGGGCGCTGAGGCTGCTCGAAGCGGCGGGTTCCCATAGCGGGGGAGCCCCGGCGAAGCAGCTGGCGCGCGAAGCCGGGCTCCCGCTTCCCACCGCGTACCACCTGCTGCGCACCCTGACGCACGAGGGCTACCTGCGCCGGGAAGGCGGAGTCTTCGTGCTCGGTCCCGCCGCCGGCAGGCTCGCCGACGGGGGACTCCAGCAGAAACGTCGCAGCATGATCGTCGACTCGCTCGCGCACTTCCGGGACGCGGTCGGGGCTCCCGTCTACTTCGCGGTCTACCGCGAGGGTGAGATCGAGATCGTGGCCGTCTCGGACACCCCGGCCGGCCCGGCCTGCGAGGAGTGGGCCGATTTCCGCGCGACCGGTCACGCGCACGCCATCGGGCAGTGCCTGCTCGGCCAGCTCGACGAGAAGGCGCGCAAGGACCACTACGACCGTCATCCGGTCGAGGCCATCACGCCCCACACGGTGGCGGACCCGCGCTCCCTGGAGGACCGGATCGCCGCCATGGGGCGGATGCGGCCCGTGGTCGAGCGGCAGGAATACGCACTCGGCACGGTGTGCGCGGCCATCCCGATCACCGCCGGGGACACCGCCGCGACCATGGCCATTTCTCTACCCCTGCACCAGGAAGAGCGATTGCTGTATGTAGTCGATCGACTACGGAGTGAAGTAGGCGCGCTGTTGAGCACCCTCTCGTTCTCTATCAGTATCTGA
- a CDS encoding DUF5326 family protein, which produces MDGIRQIFAGMPWWVKWVAVPLLVLFVFGGVITSIIGALIGFVFKLLLLAALVGGLIFIVKKFTGGGTKSSSGEW; this is translated from the coding sequence ATGGACGGGATCCGGCAGATATTCGCGGGCATGCCCTGGTGGGTGAAGTGGGTCGCCGTGCCGCTGCTCGTGCTCTTCGTGTTCGGCGGTGTGATCACCAGCATCATCGGCGCGCTGATCGGGTTCGTCTTCAAGCTGCTGCTGCTCGCGGCCCTCGTCGGCGGTCTGATCTTCATCGTGAAGAAGTTCACCGGCGGCGGCACGAAGTCCTCCTCCGGGGAGTGGTAG
- a CDS encoding cupin domain-containing protein, which produces MKAFRLDELEAERVANDGAYLQFLRERNMSVGLYALDAGQIDPQQPHGQDEVYFVVSGRASITVGEETTTVANGSVVYVPAGVPHKFHHITENLKVMVVFSPPES; this is translated from the coding sequence ATGAAAGCCTTCCGGCTGGACGAGCTCGAAGCGGAGCGGGTCGCCAACGACGGCGCCTATCTGCAGTTCCTGCGGGAGCGGAACATGTCGGTCGGGCTCTACGCGCTCGACGCGGGGCAGATCGACCCCCAGCAGCCGCACGGCCAGGACGAGGTGTACTTCGTCGTGAGCGGCCGCGCCTCGATCACGGTCGGGGAGGAGACGACGACGGTGGCGAACGGAAGCGTGGTCTACGTACCGGCCGGCGTGCCCCACAAGTTCCACCACATCACGGAGAACCTGAAGGTGATGGTGGTCTTCTCCCCGCCGGAGAGCTGA
- a CDS encoding phage holin family protein: protein MTNFLVKTLANAAALAVAIWLLAGITLDDGSSMGRRTLTLILVALVFGLVNVIVKPVVKLLSLPLFIITLGLFTLVVNALMLLLTSWLASKLDLSFHVDGFWTAVVGGLIISIVSWAVNMVLPDKS from the coding sequence ATGACGAATTTCCTAGTCAAGACGCTCGCCAACGCGGCGGCCCTGGCCGTCGCCATCTGGCTGCTCGCGGGTATCACCCTCGACGACGGCAGCAGCATGGGCCGCCGCACCCTGACGCTGATCCTGGTGGCGCTGGTCTTCGGACTGGTCAACGTCATCGTCAAGCCCGTGGTGAAGCTGCTCTCGCTGCCGCTGTTCATCATCACCCTCGGGCTGTTCACGCTGGTCGTGAACGCGCTGATGCTGCTGCTGACCTCGTGGCTGGCCTCGAAGCTCGACCTCAGCTTCCACGTCGACGGCTTCTGGACCGCCGTCGTCGGCGGCCTGATCATCTCCATCGTTTCCTGGGCCGTGAACATGGTCCTGCCCGACAAGAGCTGA
- a CDS encoding low molecular weight protein-tyrosine-phosphatase produces MYRVCFVCTGNICRSPMAESVFRAHVTEAGLDGLVEVDSAGTGGWHEGDGADPRTIAVLEAAGYEQDHRARQFRASWFDRLDLVIALDAGHLRDLRALAPTPEHASKVRLLRSYDPAVAGVSTPSAPSAPSAHSARSAPSAPSCAETDVPDPYYGSLDGFEECLELVEAASPGLLEAVREAALAAVESATP; encoded by the coding sequence GTGTACCGCGTCTGTTTCGTCTGCACCGGCAACATATGCCGCTCGCCCATGGCCGAATCCGTCTTCCGCGCCCACGTCACCGAGGCGGGACTCGACGGCCTCGTCGAGGTGGACAGCGCCGGCACCGGCGGGTGGCACGAGGGGGACGGCGCCGACCCGCGCACCATCGCCGTCCTCGAAGCCGCCGGGTACGAGCAGGACCACCGGGCCCGGCAGTTCCGGGCCTCCTGGTTCGACCGCCTCGACCTCGTCATCGCACTCGATGCCGGACATCTGCGGGACCTCCGGGCCCTCGCTCCCACGCCCGAACACGCTTCCAAGGTCCGGCTGCTGCGGTCCTACGATCCGGCCGTCGCGGGCGTCTCAACCCCCTCGGCGCCCTCAGCGCCCTCAGCGCACTCGGCCCGCTCGGCCCCCTCGGCCCCCTCGTGCGCCGAGACCGACGTACCGGATCCGTACTACGGCTCCCTCGACGGGTTCGAGGAATGCCTGGAGCTGGTCGAGGCCGCCAGTCCCGGACTGCTCGAAGCCGTACGCGAGGCCGCGCTGGCAGCCGTGGAGTCCGCCACGCCGTGA
- a CDS encoding cystathionine gamma-lyase — protein MTDHTPDPAPADRIGDGTRAVRAGLPEPVKNEPPLPGPVFAAHFHLPGDVEGPYTYGRDTNPTWTLLEQAIGELEAPGQDGAQTVVFASGMAAISAVLLSQTRTGDTVVLPDDGYQALPLLREQLEAYGVRVRTAPTGGDAQLAVLDGARVLWIETPSNPGLDVCDVRRLVEAAHAGGALVAVDNTLATPLGQRPLELGADFSVASGTKGLTGHGDLLLGYVVCRDPELAAGIRRWRKIVGAIPGPMEAWLAHRSLATIQLRAQRQWANALAVTEALAGRAEVTGLRYPGLPSDPSHKTAALQMTGFGSIFSFTLPDRGHAERFLSALRLVEDATSFGGVRSTAERRGRWGGDAVSEGFIRFSAGAEDTEDLVRDVLRALDAAGPAA, from the coding sequence GTGACCGACCACACCCCCGACCCGGCCCCGGCAGACCGGATCGGCGACGGCACCCGCGCCGTGCGCGCCGGACTGCCCGAGCCCGTCAAGAACGAACCACCCCTGCCCGGGCCCGTCTTCGCCGCGCACTTCCACCTCCCGGGCGACGTCGAAGGCCCGTACACCTACGGCCGCGACACCAACCCCACCTGGACCCTGCTGGAGCAGGCCATCGGCGAGTTGGAGGCGCCCGGCCAGGACGGTGCGCAGACCGTCGTCTTCGCCTCCGGGATGGCCGCGATCTCCGCCGTCCTCCTCTCCCAGACGCGTACCGGCGACACCGTCGTCCTTCCCGACGACGGCTACCAGGCACTGCCCCTGCTCCGCGAGCAACTGGAGGCGTACGGGGTCCGCGTACGCACCGCCCCGACCGGCGGCGACGCCCAGCTCGCCGTCCTCGACGGGGCGCGGGTGCTGTGGATCGAGACCCCCTCCAACCCCGGGCTCGATGTCTGCGACGTGCGCCGGCTGGTCGAGGCCGCCCACGCCGGTGGCGCCCTGGTCGCCGTCGACAACACCCTCGCCACCCCGCTCGGACAGCGGCCCCTGGAACTCGGCGCCGACTTCTCCGTGGCCAGCGGCACCAAGGGCCTGACCGGCCACGGCGATCTGCTGCTCGGCTACGTCGTCTGCCGCGACCCGGAGCTCGCCGCCGGCATCCGCCGCTGGCGCAAGATCGTCGGGGCCATCCCGGGGCCGATGGAGGCCTGGCTCGCCCACCGCTCGCTGGCCACCATCCAGCTGCGCGCCCAGCGCCAGTGGGCCAACGCCCTGGCCGTCACGGAAGCGCTGGCCGGCCGCGCCGAGGTCACCGGGCTGCGCTACCCCGGGCTGCCCTCGGACCCCTCGCACAAGACGGCGGCCCTTCAGATGACCGGCTTCGGGTCGATCTTCTCCTTCACCCTGCCCGACCGCGGCCACGCGGAACGGTTCTTGAGCGCCCTGCGCCTGGTGGAGGACGCCACCAGCTTCGGCGGCGTTCGGTCCACCGCGGAGCGCCGCGGGCGGTGGGGCGGCGACGCCGTGTCGGAGGGGTTCATCCGCTTCTCCGCCGGCGCCGAGGACACCGAGGACCTGGTCAGGGACGTACTGCGGGCCCTGGACGCGGCGGGCCCGGCCGCCTGA
- a CDS encoding LysR family transcriptional regulator: MDLALLRTFVAVHRAGSFTRAAALLGLSQPAVTSQIRTLERQMGRPLFHRRARGVTPTAVGDELAHKAAPHLDALLRITETEREAVGAPRTLHIAGPPEFLSLRVLPALAPLVGQGHTLRTALRAGSEELLDALAAGHHDLIVTTARPRPALFTATALCDEEHVLVAAPYWAALVDPDRLRDTGPTALDGIPLVEVHETLPLVTRYWAAVFDSRPDTRPDAATVVAPDLRAVLECVRAGAGLAVLPRYLCQDALGRGEIVALLEPAVPPLRTWFLVARAGSLALAHVSRAHDRLLRAAARW; encoded by the coding sequence ATGGACCTGGCCCTGCTGCGCACCTTCGTCGCCGTGCACCGGGCAGGCTCGTTCACCCGGGCCGCGGCGCTGCTCGGGCTGTCCCAGCCCGCCGTCACCTCGCAGATCCGCACCCTCGAACGTCAGATGGGCCGGCCCCTGTTCCACCGCCGGGCGCGCGGCGTCACCCCCACCGCCGTCGGTGACGAGCTCGCCCACAAGGCCGCCCCCCACCTCGACGCGCTGCTGCGCATCACCGAGACCGAGCGGGAGGCCGTGGGCGCGCCCCGGACCCTCCACATCGCCGGACCCCCCGAGTTCCTGTCCCTGCGCGTGCTCCCCGCCCTCGCGCCCCTCGTAGGCCAGGGCCACACCCTGCGCACCGCCCTGCGGGCCGGATCCGAGGAGCTGCTCGACGCACTCGCCGCCGGCCACCACGACCTCATCGTCACCACCGCCCGCCCGCGCCCCGCGCTCTTCACCGCCACCGCCCTGTGCGACGAGGAGCACGTCCTGGTCGCCGCTCCCTACTGGGCCGCCCTCGTCGACCCCGACCGGCTGCGCGACACCGGTCCGACCGCCCTCGACGGCATCCCGCTCGTGGAGGTCCACGAAACGCTGCCGCTGGTCACCCGCTACTGGGCCGCCGTCTTCGACAGCCGGCCCGATACCCGGCCCGACGCCGCCACCGTCGTCGCCCCCGACCTGCGCGCCGTACTGGAATGCGTCCGGGCCGGCGCCGGACTCGCCGTCCTGCCCCGCTACCTGTGCCAGGACGCGCTGGGCCGCGGGGAGATCGTCGCCCTGCTGGAGCCGGCCGTACCGCCGCTGCGCACCTGGTTCCTCGTCGCGCGCGCCGGGAGTCTGGCCCTCGCCCACGTCTCCCGCGCCCACGACCGGCTGCTGCGCGCCGCCGCGCGCTGGTGA
- a CDS encoding NUDIX domain-containing protein has protein sequence MTERPVVKRTARAILLDGDDLILIKRTKPGVDPYWLTPGGGVEASDATVIDALHREVHEELGAKITDVVPCFVDTVEHIAAGGVTGVKVQHFFVCHLESMDPSQRHGPEIDEPEGEYEIVRVPFSRVGIAAVHLVPLSLRHYLDGNIEGVRAMHAPDLG, from the coding sequence ATGACCGAACGTCCCGTGGTCAAACGCACCGCCCGCGCGATCCTGCTCGACGGTGACGACCTGATCCTCATCAAGCGCACCAAGCCCGGCGTCGATCCCTACTGGCTCACCCCCGGCGGGGGAGTGGAGGCCTCGGACGCCACCGTCATCGACGCCCTCCACCGGGAGGTCCACGAAGAACTCGGCGCGAAGATCACCGATGTGGTGCCGTGCTTCGTCGACACGGTCGAGCACATCGCCGCCGGCGGGGTGACCGGCGTGAAGGTGCAGCACTTCTTCGTCTGCCACCTCGAATCGATGGACCCCAGCCAACGGCACGGACCCGAGATCGACGAGCCCGAAGGGGAGTACGAGATCGTCCGGGTGCCCTTCAGCCGGGTCGGCATCGCCGCCGTCCATCTCGTCCCGCTGTCCCTGCGCCACTACCTCGACGGCAACATCGAGGGCGTACGCGCCATGCACGCCCCCGACCTGGGCTGA